Proteins encoded in a region of the Cytobacillus pseudoceanisediminis genome:
- a CDS encoding DUF5658 family protein: protein MTFFGIRLWLIEEVNLIMDFLYTIEPLLFLSVKAVFSGFLILNSTSTNFPT from the coding sequence TTGACGTTCTTTGGAATTAGACTATGGCTGATTGAAGAAGTGAATCTAATAATGGATTTTCTATATACTATAGAACCCCTATTATTTCTTTCTGTTAAAGCTGTTTTTTCAGGCTTTTTAATTCTAAACTCAACTTCGACTAATTTTCCAACGTAA
- a CDS encoding type 1 glutamine amidotransferase domain-containing protein, with product MSKKIACLITEMFEDSEYTEPAKAFKEAGHEVVTIEKEQGKSVKGKQGEATVQIDQSIDNVNPQDFDALFLPGGFSPDQLRADDRFVQFTKSFMDEKKPVFAICHGPQLLLTAKTLEGRDATGYKSIQVDMEYAGAKFQDSEVVVCQNQLVTSRQPDDIPAFTRESLKLLG from the coding sequence ATGAGTAAAAAAATCGCATGCTTAATTACCGAGATGTTCGAAGATAGTGAATACACGGAACCTGCCAAAGCATTTAAAGAAGCCGGCCATGAAGTTGTGACAATTGAAAAGGAACAAGGCAAATCTGTTAAAGGAAAACAGGGCGAAGCCACTGTTCAAATAGATCAAAGTATTGATAACGTAAATCCGCAGGACTTTGATGCACTATTCCTGCCAGGCGGATTCTCACCGGACCAGCTTCGTGCCGATGACCGATTTGTTCAATTTACAAAATCCTTCATGGACGAAAAGAAACCAGTATTCGCCATCTGCCACGGACCACAGCTATTGCTGACAGCTAAAACACTCGAAGGCCGCGACGCAACCGGCTATAAATCCATCCAAGTCGACATGGAATACGCAGGAGCCAAATTCCAGGACTCAGAAGTCGTCGTCTGCCAAAACCAGTTAGTAACAAGCCGACAGCCAGATGATATTCCGGCATTTACACGTGAATCGCTTAAGTTGTTAGGTTAA
- a CDS encoding helix-turn-helix domain-containing protein, whose amino-acid sequence MIGSRIKTLRIKKGYSINELSEKAEVSKSYLSYIERGIQENPSLQVLSRIARTLDANLEDLLEENREDITDLSKLDEEWVSLVKEAIRQGITKEDFAYYLDFIKFKKLNGGNS is encoded by the coding sequence ATGATAGGTAGCCGGATTAAAACCTTAAGAATCAAGAAAGGATACTCAATTAATGAGCTTTCTGAAAAAGCAGAGGTATCCAAATCGTACCTAAGCTATATTGAGAGAGGCATACAGGAGAACCCTTCATTGCAGGTTTTATCGCGAATCGCCAGGACACTGGATGCTAATCTTGAGGATCTGCTGGAAGAGAATAGAGAAGATATTACAGACTTGTCTAAGCTGGATGAGGAGTGGGTTTCCCTTGTCAAAGAAGCAATCAGGCAGGGAATTACGAAAGAGGATTTCGCTTATTATCTGGACTTTATTAAATTTAAGAAGTTGAATGGAGGTAATTCTTAA
- a CDS encoding FAD-dependent oxidoreductase, with translation MSLNTAVAIVGGGIGGLTLGLKLAQANIDVLVLEKLDAPSSVYKGELLQPKSLKIFKRLDALDVIRENGFSFSRIAFKEGEKEFAMDYSILPGDYKYSLMIEHERLKGILLKQALQYPNFHYLSGTLAKGYENGELMVERKNLKEQLTVKADFFIGAEGRNSITRKVMNSKIKKIEYNHQFLTVTFPRPQSLEEGKIISKGERFLGLFPLPDAKVRSVYLIPEGTYKEHLKKGIHHFHKNYLELFPKLEGYVTRLENWKDIQLMIPTAFYADKYVDGKLAILGDAAHTVHPMAGEGMNMAIQDADVLGELLAEMYASGRISPDKLKWYEKVRKPRAENMISLSHLSAIAYSYSNRVITGIRRNGLKQIERDKTLQYKQMLNVSGLGYWSESLWDRLIQAGMLPARRTELSAAVKSDYFYTEKDDYPWKKVEQP, from the coding sequence ATGTCCTTGAATACAGCGGTTGCAATTGTGGGCGGAGGGATTGGCGGCTTGACGCTTGGATTGAAGCTGGCCCAAGCCAATATTGATGTCCTCGTTCTGGAGAAACTGGATGCCCCATCTTCCGTTTATAAGGGAGAACTCCTGCAGCCGAAGAGCCTGAAAATTTTTAAGCGGCTTGATGCTTTGGATGTAATCCGCGAGAATGGCTTTTCATTTTCCCGAATTGCGTTTAAGGAAGGGGAAAAAGAGTTTGCCATGGATTACAGCATTCTGCCGGGAGATTATAAATACTCACTCATGATCGAGCATGAAAGGCTGAAAGGAATCCTCCTCAAACAGGCGCTTCAATATCCAAACTTTCATTACTTGTCAGGGACCCTGGCAAAAGGCTATGAAAATGGCGAATTAATGGTTGAGCGGAAGAATTTAAAGGAGCAGCTGACGGTGAAGGCTGACTTTTTTATAGGTGCTGAGGGAAGGAATTCCATAACAAGAAAAGTAATGAATAGCAAGATTAAAAAGATTGAGTACAATCATCAATTTTTAACTGTTACTTTCCCCCGGCCTCAATCATTGGAGGAAGGGAAGATCATTTCTAAGGGTGAACGGTTTCTCGGATTATTTCCGCTGCCGGATGCGAAAGTACGGTCTGTCTATTTAATTCCGGAGGGCACTTATAAGGAACATCTCAAAAAAGGAATTCACCATTTCCATAAAAACTATTTAGAGCTTTTTCCGAAATTGGAGGGGTATGTGACCAGGCTGGAAAATTGGAAGGATATTCAGCTGATGATTCCGACAGCCTTTTATGCAGATAAATATGTGGATGGAAAGCTCGCTATCTTGGGGGATGCAGCCCATACGGTCCATCCGATGGCAGGTGAAGGGATGAATATGGCGATTCAGGATGCGGATGTGCTTGGTGAATTGCTTGCAGAGATGTATGCGAGCGGAAGAATTTCGCCGGACAAGCTTAAATGGTATGAAAAAGTCCGGAAGCCCCGCGCTGAAAACATGATCAGCCTCAGCCATTTATCGGCCATAGCCTATTCCTATTCCAACCGGGTTATTACTGGAATACGCCGCAATGGCCTGAAGCAGATTGAAAGAGATAAAACATTGCAATATAAGCAAATGCTGAATGTTTCAGGCCTTGGATATTGGTCAGAGAGCCTGTGGGATCGATTGATTCAGGCAGGAATGCTGCCGGCAAGAAGAACAGAATTATCAGCTGCCGTTAAAAGCGATTACTTTTATACAGAAAAAGATGACTATCCCTGGAAGAAGGTTGAACAGCCATGA
- the sipW gene encoding signal peptidase I SipW → MKKALKMISNIITAVLFINLILMAILVVSSKASGGEPQAFGYQLKTVLSGSMEPTFQTGSVIAVKPLSSEERKSLKKDDVITFQASEEKLITHRVIGVSSSGDHVMYETKGDNNKTADMEPVLSENVRAVYTGFTIPYVGYFIDFAQSKEGSAILLIGPGLLLLGYAAFSIFQTIREIDPKSSKTDSEEKTA, encoded by the coding sequence TTGAAAAAAGCATTGAAAATGATAAGCAACATTATAACAGCGGTTCTATTCATTAATTTAATTTTAATGGCCATCCTAGTGGTCTCCTCCAAAGCATCAGGAGGAGAGCCGCAGGCCTTTGGATATCAGCTTAAGACAGTGTTATCAGGCTCTATGGAGCCTACCTTCCAAACTGGATCTGTTATTGCAGTAAAGCCGCTTAGCTCTGAAGAAAGAAAGTCTCTTAAGAAAGATGATGTCATTACATTCCAAGCAAGCGAAGAAAAATTAATTACTCACCGCGTAATCGGTGTCAGCAGCAGCGGAGATCATGTCATGTATGAAACAAAGGGAGATAACAACAAAACTGCAGACATGGAACCTGTGCTATCTGAAAATGTAAGAGCTGTTTATACTGGTTTCACCATTCCTTATGTGGGATATTTTATAGATTTTGCTCAATCGAAAGAAGGAAGTGCCATCTTGCTTATTGGCCCTGGCTTACTGCTCCTGGGGTATGCAGCATTTAGCATCTTCCAGACTATAAGAGAAATTGATCCTAAAAGCAGCAAAACGGATTCAGAAGAAAAAACAGCTTAA
- a CDS encoding class I SAM-dependent methyltransferase has protein sequence MINEYVRLLKARNWMKKNQPFLYSWHAYVGFELDLFSQFRSWKTVKEVASSKNLQEELLLRWVEVGLSIRHLKKKGKDKIKTASKFSLPSTPKNPRSTGIILKEMMELHIPTLLSYPELLRSNKKNTFDHEEHGPTVARTSSLLEQLALPRLMKTIKKNKMERIIDIGCGEGGYLSRISQKFPQAKLAGIEMNEEVADSARTNCKDIPNIKIVTADVHEYSPEHQADLIMVNNLLHYIQPEDRKQLLFRLKGWLSRKGSITIITPILHSKKGEEFSSVFNSFFSAFENLYPTPTEEDIHQIAKELKLKVKTFKPVVTEGGWYFIQLSNR, from the coding sequence ATGATAAATGAATATGTGAGATTACTAAAAGCACGAAATTGGATGAAAAAGAACCAGCCGTTTTTATATAGCTGGCACGCATACGTAGGCTTCGAGCTTGACCTTTTTTCCCAGTTCCGCAGCTGGAAAACGGTAAAAGAGGTGGCATCAAGCAAAAATCTTCAGGAGGAGCTGCTTTTAAGGTGGGTGGAGGTGGGGCTTTCGATCCGTCATTTGAAAAAGAAAGGGAAGGATAAAATTAAGACAGCATCTAAATTCAGTCTTCCATCTACGCCGAAAAACCCCCGATCTACAGGAATCATCCTGAAGGAAATGATGGAATTGCATATCCCGACTTTACTCTCTTATCCAGAACTGCTCCGTTCCAATAAGAAAAACACTTTTGACCATGAAGAGCATGGACCTACCGTAGCGAGAACCTCGTCACTGCTTGAACAGCTTGCATTGCCGCGTCTGATGAAAACCATTAAGAAAAACAAAATGGAAAGGATCATCGACATTGGGTGCGGGGAAGGCGGCTATTTAAGCAGAATCAGCCAAAAGTTCCCGCAGGCAAAACTGGCAGGCATTGAAATGAATGAAGAGGTGGCAGATTCCGCCAGAACCAATTGCAAAGATATTCCCAACATTAAAATTGTCACAGCGGATGTCCATGAATACTCACCTGAGCATCAGGCTGATTTAATTATGGTCAATAACTTACTGCACTATATCCAGCCGGAGGATCGCAAGCAGCTGCTATTCCGCTTGAAAGGCTGGCTTAGCCGAAAAGGATCCATAACTATTATCACGCCCATTCTTCATTCGAAAAAAGGGGAAGAGTTTTCAAGTGTTTTTAACAGCTTCTTCTCTGCATTTGAAAATCTCTATCCTACCCCGACCGAGGAGGATATACATCAAATCGCTAAAGAGCTGAAGCTGAAAGTAAAAACCTTCAAGCCGGTCGTAACCGAAGGCGGATGGTATTTTATCCAGCTGTCCAACAGGTAA
- a CDS encoding carbohydrate kinase translates to MNDKEILILQLIKEDPFIAQNELAEKTGLSRSAVAGYISSLTKQGKILGRAYILPQKKEVLCVGGANVDRKIQTTGQLQYGTSNPAESSQSCGGVARNIAENLGRLGCDVGLMTVVGDDPEGEWLLEYTKAFADVTPSQSLAGSTTGTYTAVLDNEGEMAVALADMSIYESVSREFVEKKWGYLASSEMVILDTNFPPKVLEQIITRCYEENIPLCITPVSAPKIKNLPDDLKGVTWLIANQNEAEALTGMEISNEGDFFKAAQEIMKKGVERVVISRGDKGLIYFTNRGEAGVQLPPKVKIADVTGAGDSLVSGIIFAHLKGLSTEDACKIGMSCSMLALQSLETVNPNLNNTRLQETFKQYFD, encoded by the coding sequence ATGAATGATAAAGAAATATTGATTTTGCAGCTGATTAAAGAGGATCCTTTTATTGCCCAAAACGAGCTGGCAGAAAAAACGGGACTTTCCAGGTCCGCAGTAGCCGGCTATATCTCTTCACTGACCAAGCAGGGGAAAATTCTTGGCAGAGCTTATATCCTGCCGCAAAAGAAAGAAGTGCTTTGTGTTGGAGGCGCCAATGTGGACAGAAAAATCCAGACAACAGGGCAGCTCCAATACGGAACATCGAACCCTGCAGAAAGCTCCCAATCCTGTGGCGGAGTGGCACGCAACATTGCTGAAAACCTTGGCAGGCTGGGCTGTGATGTGGGTTTGATGACAGTAGTGGGAGATGATCCGGAAGGCGAATGGCTTCTTGAATATACGAAAGCTTTTGCTGATGTCACTCCTTCACAGTCGCTGGCAGGGTCCACCACCGGTACCTATACCGCAGTGCTCGATAATGAAGGAGAAATGGCTGTAGCACTCGCTGATATGTCCATTTATGAAAGCGTTAGCAGAGAATTTGTCGAGAAAAAGTGGGGTTACCTGGCATCATCCGAAATGGTGATACTCGATACAAACTTCCCGCCCAAGGTTCTGGAACAGATTATTACAAGGTGCTATGAAGAGAACATTCCTCTTTGCATTACTCCTGTTTCTGCACCAAAAATAAAAAATCTGCCGGATGATCTGAAGGGTGTTACCTGGCTGATTGCCAACCAAAATGAGGCAGAAGCACTAACGGGGATGGAGATCAGCAATGAAGGAGACTTCTTTAAGGCGGCACAGGAGATTATGAAAAAAGGCGTTGAAAGAGTCGTTATCAGCCGGGGAGATAAAGGGCTGATCTACTTTACAAACAGGGGTGAAGCAGGTGTGCAGCTTCCTCCGAAGGTGAAAATTGCCGATGTGACAGGTGCAGGTGATTCGCTTGTATCAGGAATTATTTTTGCCCATTTAAAGGGCCTGAGCACAGAGGATGCCTGCAAAATCGGCATGTCCTGCTCCATGCTGGCTCTGCAGTCCCTTGAAACCGTTAATCCTAATCTAAACAACACACGCTTGCAGGAAACATTCAAACAATATTTCGACTAA
- a CDS encoding class D sortase, producing MKVKSRLLLLAASFFILIGGGLVLFSLQEMYAQEKKTKDSLAQAQEGIQNEVNKESKSVLLTEQPIDISFEQGEAIGILSIPRLKAELPIIEGTDEDELEKGVGHYSTTVLPGQPDQILLSGHRDTVFRRLGELEIGDIFEVSMPYGKFTYEITDSKIVDADDTTVIRSTAPNEILTVSTCYPFSYVGNAPSRYILNAKRIQN from the coding sequence TTGAAGGTTAAAAGCCGTTTGCTGCTATTAGCTGCCTCCTTCTTTATCTTAATCGGAGGCGGATTGGTCCTGTTCTCGCTGCAGGAAATGTACGCTCAAGAGAAGAAAACAAAGGATTCTTTAGCCCAGGCACAAGAAGGAATTCAGAACGAAGTAAACAAAGAAAGTAAAAGTGTTCTCCTAACAGAACAGCCAATAGATATATCCTTCGAGCAGGGTGAAGCTATTGGCATCTTAAGTATCCCCCGTTTAAAAGCAGAACTTCCCATTATAGAAGGAACAGATGAGGATGAGCTGGAAAAAGGGGTTGGCCACTACTCCACAACTGTACTTCCCGGGCAGCCCGATCAGATTTTATTGTCAGGGCATCGGGATACGGTCTTTCGAAGACTCGGCGAACTTGAAATCGGTGATATTTTTGAAGTCAGCATGCCATATGGTAAATTTACATATGAAATTACCGATTCTAAGATTGTTGATGCAGACGATACCACTGTGATCCGCTCCACCGCTCCTAACGAAATTCTCACTGTTTCCACCTGCTACCCCTTCTCATATGTGGGCAATGCACCATCCCGGTATATCCTGAATGCCAAAAGAATACAAAATTAA
- the tapA gene encoding amyloid fiber anchoring/assembly protein TapA, translating into MDYTRLIGSIKRTKRTKTKNINSLGGVLIRYKRIRKFGKKNKILLLAFKFVAAWYLLIGMSATLTGQTNAYFSDSDTVTGTIQAGTWETEEPGCSKGEKHGEWDCSSLKFVGQKYDGQKIYATIQNTGSDMKTNGTYEIYYIEKGNPKKGKPVGEVLTFAPIKEGKIIEVSFIPQQSGSYMFKAYQHKDHPGNGELWSEAITVSIDAGETDNVEEEKRNKRQM; encoded by the coding sequence ATGGACTATACTCGACTTATCGGTTCGATAAAAAGAACGAAACGAACAAAAACAAAGAACATCAACTCACTAGGAGGGGTTCTTATACGATACAAACGGATTAGAAAATTTGGGAAGAAGAATAAGATCCTATTGCTTGCATTTAAGTTTGTGGCTGCCTGGTATCTGCTTATTGGGATGTCGGCAACTTTGACTGGGCAGACGAATGCCTATTTTAGTGATAGTGACACAGTAACTGGGACCATTCAAGCCGGTACCTGGGAGACAGAAGAGCCAGGGTGCTCTAAAGGTGAGAAGCATGGGGAATGGGATTGCAGCTCTCTAAAATTCGTTGGACAAAAGTATGATGGGCAGAAGATATATGCAACCATTCAAAACACAGGGTCAGATATGAAAACGAATGGAACATATGAAATTTATTACATTGAGAAAGGGAACCCCAAGAAAGGAAAGCCTGTTGGTGAAGTGCTGACATTTGCTCCTATTAAAGAAGGAAAAATAATAGAAGTTTCTTTTATTCCTCAGCAAAGTGGATCCTATATGTTTAAAGCCTATCAGCACAAAGATCATCCTGGAAATGGGGAGCTGTGGAGTGAAGCTATAACAGTAAGCATAGATGCAGGTGAGACTGACAATGTGGAAGAAGAAAAACGGAACAAAAGGCAGATGTAA
- a CDS encoding anti-repressor SinI family protein, giving the protein MTEQNVKVEGIDLEWLQLIMEAKNLGLQKEEIREFLHNNKAKELLMEA; this is encoded by the coding sequence TTGACGGAGCAAAATGTAAAGGTCGAAGGAATTGATTTGGAGTGGCTGCAGTTAATTATGGAAGCAAAGAACCTAGGCCTGCAAAAGGAAGAAATTAGAGAGTTTTTACATAATAACAAAGCCAAAGAGCTTCTGATGGAAGCCTAA
- a CDS encoding helix-turn-helix domain-containing protein has product MIGDRVKKLRQEKKMSLSELADQAGVAKSYLSSLERNLQTNPSIQFLEKIAGVLNVPVDHLIHEQINKEDLDSEWMKIVKEAMESGVSKEQFREFLDFNKWRSGQKS; this is encoded by the coding sequence ATGATCGGTGATCGTGTAAAAAAACTTCGCCAGGAAAAGAAAATGTCCTTATCCGAGCTTGCCGACCAGGCCGGTGTGGCAAAATCATATTTAAGCTCGCTTGAGCGCAATCTGCAAACTAATCCATCGATTCAATTTCTTGAGAAAATCGCAGGTGTTCTGAATGTTCCCGTGGACCATCTGATCCATGAGCAGATCAACAAGGAAGACCTCGATTCAGAATGGATGAAAATTGTAAAGGAAGCGATGGAGTCTGGTGTTTCTAAGGAGCAATTTCGGGAGTTTTTGGATTTTAATAAGTGGAGAAGCGGACAAAAATCATAG
- a CDS encoding CalY family protein — translation MNLKKKLGMGIASAALGISLVGGGTFAYFSDSAEATAKFAAGTLDLSVSPTTIIDVNNIKPGDTMLRSFKLVNGGTLDIATIDLMTDYKVNDANGNNGDDLGKHIRVNFLINADKLDAPIWSTTLYDLKNSSPDVIAGNFWSGWFAENGGNLAAGTSDTLYVQYEFVENNADQNEFQGDSLELKWTFDGKQGAGVAR, via the coding sequence ATGAATCTTAAGAAAAAATTAGGTATGGGAATTGCATCAGCAGCTTTAGGTATTTCATTAGTTGGTGGGGGGACATTTGCATATTTTAGTGACAGTGCAGAAGCCACTGCTAAATTTGCAGCTGGAACATTGGATTTAAGTGTAAGTCCAACAACTATTATTGATGTAAATAATATTAAACCAGGAGATACTATGCTCCGCTCATTCAAATTAGTTAATGGTGGTACCTTGGATATAGCTACAATTGATTTAATGACTGATTATAAAGTTAATGATGCAAATGGAAATAATGGGGATGATCTTGGGAAACATATCCGTGTAAATTTCTTAATAAATGCTGATAAATTAGACGCGCCAATTTGGTCAACAACACTTTATGATCTGAAAAATTCAAGCCCTGATGTAATTGCTGGAAACTTCTGGAGTGGTTGGTTTGCAGAAAATGGAGGAAATTTAGCAGCAGGCACTTCTGATACTCTTTATGTACAATATGAGTTTGTAGAAAACAATGCTGATCAAAACGAATTCCAAGGAGATTCTTTAGAACTGAAATGGACATTTGACGGTAAGCAAGGCGCTGGTGTTGCAAGATAA
- the mnmH gene encoding tRNA 2-selenouridine(34) synthase MnmH has translation MREIAVEQYIQMDNAVPVDVRSPIEFEECSIPGAVNVPLFTNEERVEIGTLYKREGSDAAKWRAMEIVSPKIPSMMQKIRDLKNDGLQPVIYCWRGGMRSKAVTTFITYAGVSIPRLIGGYRAYRQYILENTADLIPEKAVVLHGMTGVGKTDVLKVLSEKGYPVIDLEEMAGHRGSIFGSFGMGDGSTQKTFDALLYQSLSEVKGSPYIIMEAESKRIGKAVQPDELLDTKKTGIHIDMFASMESRVQRILRDYVEPYQREEWFKPKVDESLVFIKKRLKDTEIREQLDESAEAENYELFIKLLLEHYYDPRYAFKQHDYEGQFHHVNADDVEAAAQQIIHIIENQNAPVL, from the coding sequence ATGAGAGAAATAGCAGTCGAACAATATATCCAAATGGACAACGCAGTTCCGGTCGATGTCAGGTCTCCAATTGAATTTGAGGAGTGCAGCATTCCCGGTGCTGTCAATGTTCCGCTTTTCACCAATGAAGAGCGTGTGGAAATCGGAACACTATATAAGAGAGAAGGTTCTGATGCGGCTAAGTGGAGAGCGATGGAAATCGTTTCACCTAAAATTCCGTCCATGATGCAGAAAATCAGAGACCTGAAAAATGATGGCTTACAGCCTGTCATTTACTGCTGGCGCGGCGGCATGCGCAGTAAAGCGGTCACCACATTTATAACGTATGCAGGCGTTTCAATCCCCCGTTTAATTGGGGGCTATAGAGCGTACCGTCAATATATTCTTGAAAACACAGCAGACTTGATTCCTGAAAAAGCAGTTGTTCTGCACGGAATGACCGGCGTCGGGAAAACGGATGTGCTGAAGGTATTAAGCGAAAAAGGATATCCTGTTATTGACCTTGAAGAAATGGCAGGACATCGCGGTTCAATCTTCGGATCCTTTGGCATGGGAGACGGCAGCACACAAAAAACATTTGATGCACTATTGTATCAATCCCTTTCTGAGGTTAAAGGTTCCCCTTATATTATTATGGAAGCTGAAAGCAAGCGAATAGGAAAGGCTGTTCAGCCGGACGAGCTTCTTGATACCAAAAAAACTGGTATTCATATTGATATGTTTGCCAGCATGGAGTCCCGTGTGCAGCGTATCCTCCGTGACTATGTGGAACCTTATCAAAGAGAAGAATGGTTCAAGCCGAAAGTGGATGAAAGCCTTGTGTTTATTAAAAAACGTCTGAAAGATACTGAAATCCGCGAGCAGCTGGATGAATCAGCTGAAGCAGAAAACTACGAGCTATTTATAAAGCTTTTATTAGAACACTATTACGATCCGCGCTATGCTTTTAAACAGCATGACTATGAAGGCCAATTCCACCACGTAAATGCGGATGATGTGGAAGCTGCTGCACAGCAAATTATTCACATTATTGAAAACCAAAATGCTCCCGTCCTCTGA
- a CDS encoding DUF1128 domain-containing protein, protein MNNLSEKSVENVEFMIEAIKEKLKVLNLGAIKPSHFDEEMYEELKDIYDLVMKKDSFSPNEMQALVEELGSLRKNK, encoded by the coding sequence ATGAATAATTTGTCAGAGAAATCGGTTGAGAATGTGGAGTTTATGATTGAGGCGATTAAGGAAAAGCTGAAGGTTTTAAACTTAGGTGCTATAAAGCCTTCCCACTTTGATGAGGAAATGTATGAGGAATTGAAGGATATTTATGATCTTGTTATGAAGAAGGATTCTTTTAGCCCGAATGAAATGCAGGCTTTGGTGGAAGAGCTGGGGAGTTTGAGGAAGAATAAATAA
- a CDS encoding pseudouridine-5'-phosphate glycosidase — protein MLEKWLEYSEEVLEAKKANKPVVALESTIISHGMPYPQNVQTAKEVEEIIRKNGAVPATIAILNGKIKIGLSDEELEFLAQSKDVEKASRRDLPYLVAKKKNGATTVAATMICAELAGIEVFVTGGIGGVHREAETTMDISADLQELAMTNVAVICAGAKSILDIGLTLEYLETHGVPVVGFETDVLPAFYTRTSPFSVNYRVDNAEEAAEMIRTKWELGLKGGVVIANPIPEKDALEEAFITNVIETALKEAKENNIAGKKVTPFLLGKVKELTEGRSLTANIALVKHNAEVGSKIAVSLNK, from the coding sequence ATGTTAGAAAAATGGCTTGAGTACTCAGAAGAAGTGTTAGAAGCAAAGAAAGCAAATAAACCGGTTGTTGCCCTTGAGTCCACAATCATTTCACATGGAATGCCCTACCCGCAAAATGTTCAGACGGCAAAAGAGGTAGAGGAAATCATCCGCAAAAACGGTGCTGTTCCTGCAACGATCGCCATTTTAAACGGAAAAATTAAAATCGGTCTGTCAGATGAGGAACTGGAGTTCCTGGCCCAAAGCAAGGACGTGGAAAAAGCAAGCCGCCGTGACCTTCCATATTTGGTAGCGAAAAAGAAAAATGGTGCGACAACTGTAGCAGCCACCATGATCTGTGCAGAGCTTGCCGGCATTGAAGTGTTTGTAACAGGCGGAATTGGCGGAGTTCACCGCGAAGCTGAAACCACAATGGACATCTCGGCTGACCTTCAGGAGCTTGCGATGACCAATGTTGCTGTTATCTGTGCAGGTGCAAAATCCATCCTGGATATCGGGTTAACGCTCGAATATCTAGAAACCCACGGCGTTCCGGTCGTTGGATTTGAAACAGATGTATTGCCTGCCTTTTATACACGCACAAGTCCGTTCAGCGTGAACTACCGGGTGGATAATGCAGAAGAAGCAGCCGAAATGATCCGCACAAAATGGGAACTGGGCCTAAAAGGCGGCGTTGTCATTGCCAACCCAATCCCTGAAAAAGATGCGCTGGAAGAAGCGTTCATCACAAATGTTATTGAAACTGCTCTTAAAGAAGCAAAAGAAAACAATATCGCAGGCAAAAAAGTAACGCCATTCCTACTAGGTAAAGTGAAGGAGTTAACAGAAGGAAGAAGCTTGACAGCGAACATTGCATTGGTGAAGCATAATGCGGAAGTGGGCTCTAAGATTGCTGTTAGTTTGAATAAGTAA
- a CDS encoding LPXTG cell wall anchor domain-containing protein — MKVKSLLAKPIKIFIIYSFVFLIVFGNKTAIALDKEIDINTNLDNSNRYLFKVENLKPGDWMPRNITIKNDGNQDFKYTSNIGKSKSIKGLFEELELEVKKDTKMLYEGKLKDFKGFSPRELGKGTEETLFFQVTMPEHLGNEFQNSAAEVEIIFLAEATGDSGTDNETPGSGDNNSGGGTNTSPPSTDATVIPEKVNKLPNTATNNYNLLLIGALFLSTGSVILLWRYRRLRSDT, encoded by the coding sequence ATGAAAGTTAAAAGTTTGCTGGCAAAACCTATAAAAATATTTATTATATATAGCTTTGTTTTCTTAATTGTTTTTGGAAACAAAACTGCAATAGCACTGGACAAGGAAATTGATATTAATACGAACTTAGATAACTCAAATAGATACCTATTTAAAGTAGAAAACCTAAAACCAGGCGACTGGATGCCGCGAAATATAACGATAAAAAATGATGGCAATCAAGATTTTAAATATACTTCTAACATTGGAAAATCGAAGTCTATTAAAGGACTTTTTGAGGAATTAGAGCTTGAGGTTAAGAAAGATACAAAGATGCTTTACGAAGGAAAACTTAAGGATTTTAAAGGCTTCTCTCCCAGAGAATTAGGGAAGGGGACAGAAGAAACTTTATTTTTCCAAGTAACAATGCCAGAGCATTTGGGAAATGAATTTCAAAATTCCGCCGCAGAGGTTGAAATCATTTTTCTTGCGGAAGCAACAGGTGATTCTGGAACCGACAACGAGACTCCCGGATCAGGAGATAATAATTCTGGAGGGGGAACTAATACTTCACCACCATCAACAGATGCCACGGTAATTCCAGAGAAAGTGAATAAGCTCCCAAATACCGCAACTAATAATTATAATTTATTACTTATTGGTGCACTATTTTTAAGTACTGGAAGCGTAATTTTATTATGGCGTTATAGAAGGCTTCGGAGTGATACTTAG